A single Gopherus flavomarginatus isolate rGopFla2 chromosome 24, rGopFla2.mat.asm, whole genome shotgun sequence DNA region contains:
- the EEF2 gene encoding elongation factor 2 has translation MVNFTVDQIRSIMDKKANIRNMSVIAHVDHGKSTLTDSLVCKAGIIASARAGETRFTDTRKDEQERCITIKSTAISLFYELSENDMAFIKQSKDGSGFLINLIDSPGHVDFSSEVTAALRVTDGALVVVDCVSGVCVQTETVLRQAIAERIKPVLMMNKMDRALLELQLEPEELYQTFQRIVENVNVIISTYGEGESGPMGNIMIDPVLGTVGFGSGLHGWAFTLKQFAEMYVAKFAAKGDGQLSAAERAKKVEDMMKKLWGDRYFDPASGKFSKSATNPDGKKLPRTFCQLILDPIFKVFDAIMNFRKEETAKLIEKLDIKLDSEDKDKEGKPLLKAVMRRWLPAGEALLQMITIHLPSPVTAQKYRCELLYEGPPDDEAAMGIKNCDPKGPLMMYISKMVPTSDKGRFYAFGRVFSGLVSTGLKVRIMGPNYTPGKKEDLYLKPIQRTILMMGRYVEPIEDVPCGNIVGLVGVDQYLVKTGTITTFEHAHNMRVMKFSVSPVVRVAVEAKNPADLPKLVEGLKRLAKSDPMVQCIIEESGEHIIAGAGELHLEICLKDLEEDHACIPIKKSDPVVSYRETVSEESNVLCLSKSPNKHNRLYMKARPFPDGLAEDIDKGDVSSRQELKQRARYLAEKYEWDVTEARKIWCFGPDGTGPNILTDITKGVQYLNEIKDSVVAGFQWATKEGALCEENMRGVRFDVHDVTLHADAIHRGGGQIIPTARRCLYACVLTAQPRLMEPIYLVEIQCPEQVVGGIYGVLNRKRGHVFEESQVAGTPMFVVKAYLPVNESFGFTADLRSNTGGQAFPQCVFDHWQILPGDPFDNTSRPCQVVAETRKRKGLKEGIPALDNFLDKL, from the exons ATG GTGAACTTCACAGTAGACCAGATTCGGTCCATTATGGACAAAAAGGCCAATATCCGAAACATGTCTGTGATTGCTCATGTGGACCATGGCAAATCCACCTTGACTGACTCCCTGGTATGCAAAGCTGGTATCATTGCTTCTGCCCGCGCTGGTGAGACCCGGTTCACCGACACGAGAAAAGATGAGCAGGAAAGGTGCATCACTATCAAGTCAAC AGCTATCTCTCTCTTCTACGAGCTGTCTGAAAATGACATGGCTTTCATCAAGCAAAGCAAGGATGGTTCTGGTTTCCTGATCAACTTGATTGACTCCCCTGGACACGTAGATTTCTCTTCTGAAGTCACAGCTGCTCTCCGTGTCACTGATGGTGCCCTGGTTGTTGTAGACTGTGTCTCTG GTGTGTGTGTACAGACCGAAACTGTGCTGCGACAGGCCATTGCTGAGAGGATCAAGCCTGTCCTGATGATGAACAAGATGGACAGGGCACTGCTGGAGCTGCAGTTGGAGCCAGAAGAGCTGTACCAGACCTTCCAGCGTATTGTGGAGAATGTCAACGTCATCATTTCTACCtatggggaaggagagagtggCCCCATGGGAAACATCATG ATTGATCCTGTGCTAGGTACAGTTGGCTTTGGTTCTGGCCTGCATGGCTGGGCTTTCACCCTGAAACAATTTGCTGAGATGTATGTTGCAAAGTTTGCTGCAAAGGGTGATGGGCAACTGAGTGCTGCTGAGCGTGCCAAGAAGGTAGAGGACATGATGAAGAAGCTGTGGGGAGACAG ATATTTTGATCCTGCTTCTGGCAAGTTCAGCAAATCTGCTACCAACCCTGATGGAAAGAAACTGCCCAGGACTTTCTGCCAGCTGATCCTAGACCCCATCTTCAAG GTTTTTGATGCAATCATGAACTTCAGGAAAGAGGAGACTGCTAAACTGATTGAGAAGCTAGACATCAAACTTGACAGTGAGGATAAAGACAAGGAGGGCAAACCCCTGCTGAAG GCTGTGATGAGGCGCTGGCTGCCTGCCGGAGAAGCTCTGCTGCAGATGATCACCATCCACCTGCCTTCCCCTGTCACAGCTCAGAAATACCGCTGTGAGCTGCTGTACGAGGGCCCCCCTGATGACGAAGCTGCCATGG GTATTAAGAACTGTGACCCCAAAGGGCCCCTGATGATGTACATCTCTAAAATGGTGCCAACCTCAGACAAAGGTCGTTTCTATGCTTTTGGACGTGTCTTCTCTGGTCTCGTCTCTACTGGCTTGAAAGTCAGAATTATGGGACCAAATTACACTCCTGGCAAGAAGGAAGATCTGTATCTGAAACCAATCCAAAG GACCATTCTTATGATGGGCCGTTACGTTGAACCCATTGAGGACGTGCCTTGTGGTAACATCGTTGGGCTGGTCGGTGTTGACCAGTACCTGGTCAAGACCGGAACCATCACCACCTTTGAGCATGCTCATAACATGAGAGTGATGAAGTTCAGTGTCAGCCCTGTGGTGCGTGTGGCTGTTGAAGCAAAGAACCCAGCTGACTTGCCCAAGCTAGTAGAAGGACTGAAGCGTTTGGCCAAGTCTGACCCTATGGTGCAG TGCATCATTGAAGAGTCTGGAGAACACATCATTGCCGGTGCAGGAGAGCTGCATTTGGAGATCTGCCTGAAGGATCTGGAAGAGGACCATGCATGCATTCCAATTAAG AAATCTGACCCTGTCGTCTCTTACCGTGAGACAGTCAGTGAGGAATCCAATGTGCTGTGCCTTTCCAAATCCCCCAACAAGCACAACAGGCTGTACATGAAGGCCCGACCCTTCCCAGATGGATTGGCTGAGGATATCGACAAAGGCGACGTCTCTTCCCGTCAGGAGCTGAAGCAGCGTGCACGCTACCTAGCTGAGAAGTACGAGTGGGATGTCACTGAAGCCCGTAAAATCTGGTGCTTTGGTCCAGATGGCACTGGCCCCAACATCCTGACTGATATCACCAAGGGAGTGCAGTACCTGAATGAAATCAAGGACAGTGTTGTGGCTGGCTTCCAGTGGGCTACTAAGGAG GGAGCTCTGTGTGAGGAGAACATGCGCGGAGTCCGCTTTGATGTGCACGACGTGACCCTGCACGCTGATGCCATTCACCGTGGTGGTGGGCAGATCATCCCTACTGCCAGGAGGTGCCTGTATGCCTGTGTGCTCACTGCTCAGCCAAGACTTATGGAGCCCATCTATCTTGTAGAGATCCAG TGTCCAGAACAAGTAGTTGGTGGGATCTATGGTGTCCTGAACAGGAAGCGTGGCCATGTCTTCGAGGAGTCCCAGGTGGCAGGCACTCCCATGTTTGTTGTTAAGGCCTACCTGCCTGTCAACGAGTCTTTTG GTTTTACAGCTGACTTGAGATCCAACACAGGTGGCCAGGCCTTCCCCCAGTGTGTGTTCGACCACTGGCAGATCCTGCCTGGGGACCCCTTTGACAACACTAGCCGTCCTTGCCAGGTGGTTGCTGAGACCCGCAAACGCAAAGGGCTGAAGGAAGGTATCCCGGCACTAGACAACTTCCTAGACAAATTGTAA